A segment of the Juglans regia cultivar Chandler chromosome 15, Walnut 2.0, whole genome shotgun sequence genome:
tatataatttctatacactatctatattttttaaggatgtggcatcacaaaattaaactaaaactaagtttagaaaaaataataagagtaatgctactgatcatctcaattctcatcatcatttcatcatctcatgatgtggtattaaatgattCGATACTAactattatatttcacttgtgaacctatcatctaatgtcacactatgagatgatgaatagattttttcaaataataaacttaCTAATGTGGATCCCAAAagtttttgttatacaatatcaagtttcttaatatggaatccagagtgaaaatataagaaaaatcatttaaaattgatgatctATATAACAAATAGTTGAGAGATCTTATCTTATAGACTTCAttgagccaaaaaaaaaaaaataataattaaggtCTCAATTATAGCATTGTATGCttaatattacataaaaatatttacattttatatgaaacttgataaactagctatcttatatattaaaataaaagatgacatattaaaatattacgtACTAGAATGAAATAAGTgtcaagaaaaatgctactctcGCCGACAATTAGATCCAGATTGggtctcaaaaaaatttttttacttaataattaaagaaatattttttaatgattttgttaatttttttaaatatttaaagtaaaaaaaaaataaaaaatcattaaaaaaaacttttttatccATATCGGACCCGTCTCGTGTTAGCACTGCTCAAGTGCCAAGGGGTGCAAGTGATTTCGCATATTGGGACAAGTGCCAAAGGGCATAAGTGAACTATTAGACGATTTTATTTAGGGAGTTGGTTATTTCTTTTGGATGATATTTTGAGATAACTATGCATTTATTGTGGCTTTGTGGAGTTATCTTTAAATTGAAGAAGTTAAATTATATCTCCTTCAATGAGTTTTAATGTTATTGTggtttaattttcttctattatttgGTGTCTATTAGGGATATAATCggctttatatattttttaaaaccaaataggtATACaccgattttaaaaatttaagaaccgataTTAGAATGATTCACTACCGAAATAGGAACTTCTGATTTCGGTCCAATCCGATCCGATTTCACAAATtatctatattaataataatattatgtttatatatactaagctgttagtctatttatattacaatataagtacattattttataataagtaatgcatactagtataatattgaatttaactataatctatataaattctaaacttttatatgagtatatatgattacatgtgtaaaaatgtattaacaaaaagaatatatattataatttatattgccAAAAATGTgtttatcattgatatatatattatatcaaaagtaagtctatattaataacttaatattaatgtttatgtttaagattaaaatttatatgttatatcaaatgttatattaaaagttatagggtttattttatgttatatcacatgttatattaattttatattataagattaatagacttgaataataagattagaatttcatgttatattaattaacaatttagcataatatatataatataaaaaaaattatatatatatatatatcggtctAGTTTGGTTTAAACCGGTTTTAAGATATGAAAACGGATACTGCACCGGATTGCTTGCAAACCAAACCGAACCCACCGGTTCAGTCTAGCTCAaccgattttttgattttttttacacccctagagtctatactaatattattaggaTTTAATTTAAGTGATAGGATCTCTCTTCCTAACCTTCCGAGTCTGGGGTAACAAAATCTAACCATTGTCACCTTTTAGTTCAACTCTCAAGTCTCTGCTAAAACTAACCAAACTTGCAAACCTAGCATGATCCTAACACGTAATAACAAGGTTAGGGTTGGATATAATCGGATTCGAGTCAAATTAAGCTTACACGAAtttgtaggggtgtaaatttaaaccggggaaccggaaaaccggaccggaccggaccgaaccggaccggttggtccggttttgaaccggtccggtccggaaccggttcctattttatgaaaaccggccggttccggtccggttccggttccgtagtttttgggaccggaccggaccgaaccggaccggttggaaaaaaaatatataaaaattaatttatatattatacaaaatatttatatatataatatataattatatgttaaatttttatatataatatatataattatatatcatatatgaaaaaattttatattataatttataaataatatcataaaatgttaatcttaaatatgaacatttgtaatttatttgatcatatgttattaatataattatatataagataatgttgttataatttataaaataaaagtttaatcttaaagataaaaatttaattgatcatatgctttaagcataatatatatattaaatttttaataatattttataataagaattaacactttattatatgttttttacatttaaaaaaaaccggaaaaccggaccggaccggaccggaaaccggtaaaaccggaagtaccggtttaggagggtaatcggggcgtaatcggttttgaaaaatacaaaaccggtacataccggttcggtcctagattttgtccaaaaccggaccggaccggaccggttacacccctacgaATTTGGCCTGATTAATAATCGGGTCATGTCAAGTCTATGGGGTCATGGCTTAACCCGAATGACCCAattagtgaaaagaaaaaaatattatttaaaaaaaatttatttaggtTATTCGGGTCATGGATTGACCCGTGACCCGAGTAATCTACAACAAATTTTAGTTAGAATTTGAaccttaaattaaaaaatataactcttattctgaattttttaaaattttctggtttattgttttgtttgttatCCAAGATTATTATAAGtgatcaaatattttaatatttaaatggaTCAACCGGTATCCAGGTGAGTCGGATTCAACGAGGTATATAACAGTACGTTTAATTAACACAGGACTCAAATGTCACGCATAAGTGTGTGGTATGACTAATTcatgaatgaaatattgttttggaaaaaaaaaaaagatgccaTGGCATTATCTCTAATGTTTaatcaatttcttttgactATGTTAAAAGAATTGATTCATATATCTTGTAATTTCATTTGTGTAACTCGATGGAATCATGGGACGTTCAGTGTATTGTTGATAATGTTGGGTATTTTGAAtgtattttaatcattttatgagTATGgatttctataaattttggtaGACATGAGATTTGTATTGTATCTGGAAATAATTACAGGATTAGTATAAATTTTGGTGGCAAACCAGATTgatcgttataatttttatgtaagttCATGTAATAGCATATGTTGTCATTGTATTAAATTTTTGGTAAACATTTTTTAGCATGTAGTAGCATTCTTCAGACTTAAAATACATCCTTCAGAAAGGTTAAATATGTAACAGTTGCTCAGGCCATGCATTATTATGTGTTTTACACAAATACCCTTCAACCCACTTCCCATAGCCTCTCTGTAAAACGCCTCTTGGAGGAACCTTGTTCATTTACATGGGTTAAGCTTGGGTTTAAATGGGACTTGTGTTTTAAAATTAGTTTGGGCCGTGTGGCATTTTTACATAAACTATTCTCGTGATTTGAAGTGGGTTGTTTTCCTTAATTGTTGCTGGCCTGAAATTTAAGTCAGGCCAAgttttacttaaataaatatattagttacttatttttatcaaaaaatatttatgggatttaaagtatattttaaagtatactattgggcctattattttagttaaaagtCCCATTATCTATTTAGtctgattttaataaaattattatgttatactttaaatagTAAATCAAggaatattttatgagttttaaataatattactatctATTAACCTTAGTATAATTGAATATGTGTTAAATTATCTTTGTGTtatgattttaagtaattagaaTATTACGACACGTTTTTCTAGAAATGTTAGCGACAATTAGTGCCTCGTATAGGTCACCAGCTACGACGTGAGATTATGGAAGCAGCGCTAAGAGGTAAGTAACATGATCATAATTATATGTGTGCTGTAATTATTCTGATTGTGCATGAAAGATGTGATGTTTACCTACACTACACTACGAGCCAAGTCAAGATTAGGCCCCTTTTCACGAATCTCGATGAATTTCGATAATATGCTTATGATGCTATGCTGGTATCGATTGTTAGATGGATGAGATGTTATGAAAATCatatgtatgccatgtaatgttcatgtaatatttagaccatgtatgccatgtaatatACATGTAATGTTTAGATCATGTTATACCATGCCTATGTTATGTTATGTGgtgtaaaacaaatattaatatgatatgTATAATGTTATGCCATGCACAAGAGTATGTCATGCCACGTAATTTCATGAAATCACACATGTTCTCATGCATTATGAAAGTTAATAAGAAAACACATGGATGATAGGTAAGCTTTAACATTGCCCTTAAGTTATGGGTGGATGTATAAATCACGGACTCAAACATAGTCCACCACATGTAAGCTAATATGATATGAGGTGACACAGACTCAAGAGTCTTTCAACGCAAGGTATGATATGTTAAGCGATGCCACGAACTCAAGCATGGTTCAccatatgatatgagataaCACGGACTCGagcgtggttcaccatatgaTATGAGGTGACACAAACTCAAGCGTGCTTCACCATAAGTTATGTTATGTGGTGCCATAGACTCAGGTGTGGTTTACCATATGATATGTGATAGCACGGACTCAAGCATGTTTCATTACATGTTATGATACATTATGCAGTGTCACGAACTCAAGCGTGGTTCAATAGATGTTAAGTGATAATACGGACCCAAACGCGTTTCACTACatgttatgatatgttatatatggtcaatgacAATTTGACCGATGTACACTTATAATGATGGCCACtaaataagtgaaagacaaAATGAACAAGTCATGTATGATTGTTAGGAAATGCATGGAGTCAGTCACTCGTGCATCATGTTTCATGAAATTTCACGATTTTGTTAATTCCGCATATTATGATACATTAAAGTTTTATAAATCAAGCCAAATGCTAAGTTAAGTTTACATTATGATGTGCTATTACTGTCTTTGACTCATTTGTGTTATGTCTTTATGTTTTAATATCTCAGATGTTTAATGCAATGATGCAGAGCTGGAGAGCCAGGAGTAGATTAGTTCAGAGACTTAGATTGGAATAAGTGTTACTTCCATAAGGATTTAGTCTATGATTATGATATTTGAATAAGTGATCACCACATATAACTAGTTTATGCCTTTTAATTATGTTTTCAGATTTATGTTATCAAAAACTATTTTGTTAAGTTAGTTTGAtcattcaataaatgaggtattttcaTGAATTCGAATCTCTTCACCGAGCAATATGTTATGAATGTTTGTAATATTCCTAACTTATGAGAATGAGTGTTACAAAATCCTTACAGAGAACATAAGTTACTACCCAAGCTTAGGTGCCAGTGTCCCCTCCAAAGAAAGTTGACTCAGATCCCTGCAATAATAATTAACACTTAAGATGCTTAAATTGCTCCATACTGccatacttaattttataaacgTAAAATCTCTATAATTGAGATCCACCTTAATTGCTATATATCAGACAATTATGAAAAGGAAATTACTTAGTCtagtaaaagaagaaaattataataatataatccttaaaaataatatattttgcaATGCCAGCCATGCAAAAGAGACTTGCCACATTTGCACTTCAAGATCTATGCAATGAACTCCCGACCACCCGCAAGGATCGATGTCATTAGGATTCCAATTTGCAAGTACACCATAAGGATCCCAATCTATTCTAACCCGAAAATCCAACAAAGCCAATCCTGCATTCGCACTCCAAATTGGAACAAAAATTAGAGTACAACAtcatacattaatattataaaaggaCAAACATGGATGCTCAAACGATAATTACCTTCACTGTTAAGCGACAAACATCCCCTCATACCCGAAACAACAACCAATGCCATGAAACACGAGAACCCGAATCCATAAAGGTGCCATCTACCCCCCATTGCTTGACGAACCAAATGCAGCAGTGGTAGAGGTCAACCATTGACGCTATACAACTCACAAATCGAAATCGAGCAGGGGATGATGGTTAGGGCTGATGAATGGATGGACTTTAAGGCAGAGGTGTTAGACAGGGATGTCCAATTTAGAGCTGACGAAATAGAGGAAGGGGATGACAGACTGAATTTGGGGAAGGCGACGACGAACTCAATCTGAGAAGGGGACAACGGCTTAGGGCTGAGGAAGGGGATATAATTTTTTCCCACTTTTGAGGCAAGGAACGTTAGACAATGAGTTAGATTGGTCTTTTCACTTAagtttcatttaaataaaaaagccaCGTAGGGCTTGCGAACACACTCCCGTTCTataactgcaaataaaatttttcatattatagaGTAATTCTATTTGTAGTCTCATTTTGGAGATTTTTCACACACATCGTATGTGGCCAGAAGATTCAGTGAAACGAGTTGTTtcactaattttaaaaatcctTTCTTCCACTCtcaatttcttatttaaaatatcacgattttattgcttttaagaatttaacttttttataattttgtaaattgaGAAGATTTCCACATATTAGTGCTACTAGCTGTcatgcatattatattaatgCTATAATGGATAGGGCAAACTTGtcaagagaaacaaaaagagattaaacttcaaaaataaaaacaagtgaagtctttcaacaaaacaaaaaaaaaataaaaaaaatttgatacagttttagagtgtgcaagtctcgtttatttctttttaaaaaaaagtgagattcacaagtaaaaaataatattttcatgtgCATCctatatttatacaatttttttaaaatgaatgtacttaatatcatttctaaaaaagaaaatataggaCTGAAAGACAAAAATCTAGAAATAATTGTTGGGGCTTGACTTTAAAGTAAGTGGAGGTAGTTAGGTTTTATtgcattattaataattaactGTAAACCATTCTCTCTAAATGTGGTTGCTTACCAACTCATTAGCATACAGCTCATCTACTTTCTGATCtcttaacttttaataaagtcGAGAGATCTTTTTCTCAAGGTTTTTTCTTCATGATATGATTTCATTGTACGTGTCATATACGTGTTCATATATCACCTTTTGATagaggaatgaaaaaaaaaaaggcgttTTCAAGGGAAATTTAGTTCAACCCATtgcaaaactcaaccaaatatatgttttaaaagaattttaaagtTCAATTTCAAGAATTAAAgttgtagaaaataaaatagaaaaaagaaaaaagaaatggggaagggagaaagaaagatAGACTTTTAAGGACCACATTGTTGCTATATCAATTGATATTGAATACATAACATATGTCCCTATTTATAAGGAAATGAGACTAGAAAAATAACAGACAATCAATGAATGATACCAATTGATATTGATTGATTTAcataataaactaaatatggtagagaataagtcatattatcatatatattagaatattgtgaatatattctATGTATGGTAATATTCTAATATCCCCTCAAATTCAAGATGATGAACTTTGATATCTTGAATTAGAAATTTGAGCATAAAACTTTTTATCCATTGATTGATCgctgataaaattatgaaaatggtgTTCAACAATGTGTTATATATGGTCATGGTAAGCTATAGGACCAAAATTAGAAGGTCGAAACTCAATTGGAACATTAAATCTAGAGTGTTCAACTGGAACATCAAATCTGGAGTGTAACCAACAATGGATTATATATGGCCATGGTAAGCTATAGGACCAaaattagaaggtcaaaacCCAGTTAAAAAGGGAGAAGACTCACAACTAATAATGATGTTCGAGATGCATGAATGTGATGGCGTATGAAATCGGGCTTTCGCAGATGCATGAAGGCAACAAGCTTGTCGGAAAAAAGACACTAAAAAAATACCCTAGCATTGGGATCGGGTCTTTCACAAATCGGATGATCTATACCATGTGAACTTAATTCTGACATTTGATTTAAGAACAAGTAGCATTGAAGGTTGGAAAGCACTGGGATTTGAAGAGCTTGCCGAAAAAAATGATGTCGGAAAAGTTTCCAATACACCacactacaaaaaattacatatttgctactagttattttctattaaaatggtCATTTATTGTCAAAATAAGTCtattattttcacaaataatcatttttatcacaaataactcgttataaatattcatttttcttgaaatgttattttcttttacatagCCTCTATATCacgtagaaaataaaataaaattagagagagagagagagagagagagagagagagagagatggggaagggagaaggaaagggagatttttatatataagttgttGTTTAATATAAAACtcttatttatagaaaaatgtgACAATGAGAATACAGTCAATTAGAataattgattgattgatttacacaataaattaaatacagtCATATTACCGTACCtgctaaaatattatgaatatattttaaatttggcAATATGCTAACATGATATTCTAACAAAAGCTTAGGAGAGACAAACATGTGAAGTAGTTTCTACAGTAATAGGTACACCTAAATGGCTGGAAGCTGCACGTGCTTATCAGGTTAGAGCCATAACTTAAACCCTATATTCACTAGAGAATTCAGTAAATTTTTAGGCGGCTAATATCAATAGTCTAAAGTGAATTCGTATTCAGATTTCAAACCACTTGGAAGTAATTCGTAAATTATGGGTTTTATtatgcatcagttactattcacattTCATTTTTACACCCCACACTTGACacctatttctttatttttttatagaatgttgGGTGTGTgcagtgaatagtgactgatgagaataattattcataaactattgaACCACTATCTTTAATGATAGCAAAATCGATATTCATATTGTTTACTTATGTATGGCCATAAGTACTATATTCTAACGgagttctcttattttaaatcagTGTGTAAAGTACACCTTTCATACCGTTGACATGATAATACTCTATTTGtaagatatttaaattttaaatttctcttgcAAATCAAGTTTAACTATATCAATGATATGGAAAGTGTGCTTTATACATAAATTTTTgttataactgtaaatatcatttcttttctattttttaatcaattaataGCCTAGCCGCTTGATCTCTAGACAATTCCGCTAAaaatctgcaaaaaaaaaaaaaaaaaaaaggtgcaaaTGTTCTTTCAAGACGGACTTGATCGATCATATATAGTTTGATCCGAGTCCCAATACAAGCAAGGTAAAGTGGCATTAAACTGGTGGATACTGTAAATAAAAGTTGCTATTTTCTCTACACAGGAACAtgatagatatagatatatatatatatatatatatgtatatctatcTACTTTTTATGcggatggaagaaaaaaattgcaagATTTGAAATCGGAAATGGCCGGAAGGCtttgtttgtattttgcttCTAACTGATCAAAATGTTTGTTTTCACCCTTTCAGCTTGTGTTTGGCACGGACGAGAAAATTAGGATGGAAAATAAATGTACAATTTTCTTCCTTCCATCTAGTTTATAATTAATCTAGGAAAATGCTAATCCCACCGCTTACTTGACGTGGCATCCAGGTAGCTGacttaatagaataaaaaaaggaaaatgatagagccaccgCTGATGGCTCCCGCTAGGAGTCATCTCTGGctctatcatgtgtttttttatatgttttttttataattaattttatatagatatttttaataattttaaatattaaaaaataaataaataaaattataatattattaaaaaatacttccttaattatgaaatataaaaaaattatttatttattttacttcgtgattaaggaagtattttttaataattttttttacttcatgattaaagaagtgttttttaataatattataaattaattttatttttttaaaatatttaaaattattaaaaatatctatataaaaataattataaaaaaaatatataaaaaaatacatcttagAGCCAGCGGTAACTTCTAAAGGGAGCCaccagcggtggctctagcatcACTCGTATATTTAGCTTCTATTGAACATGCATGTAAAATGTACGTACTTTTTCAGTGCAGTAGCAGAGGTTACCTTTTACGTACTTTCCCAGTCTTGATTTGTGAAATTAATATCTAGTTATTGTTGATTCTCATTGACTCCTTAGattaagatataaattatataGAACCAAATTTAACTAAATATTGATCCCTCATAAATAATAAGATCCTTTCCAATTTTCTAACtcgaatattatatatatatatatatatatatatatactagcagcgtttgccacatctgccaaattgaagaaaaaaataaagtgtaacttcgaatattaaaatagtctaatgtataagaataaaattattatttatttatgttcataatttattatgaaatttaaattatattaaaaattcaaattaattagatagtttttttctctaaaaaatatacagtaaaatttcatcatttatttaatgatgaaaaattagtattttataaattaaaattgatttttagtgtatgatataatattattctcttaaaaatgttcagtaaaactttatcttttatttaatgatgaaaaattaatattttataaattgaagttaattttaagtgtatgatagaatatttatattttaattatctattttatgttagtttaaatcaatatttaaacttttaccgttaaattaaatctgaagattaaaaatgaagggttggaatttaaaacccaaaaaccaatatttttccccacttttcctttccccctctctctcattctccacGCACGATTGTGATATTACGTCGCACACTGGCATTCACATAgacgaacccaaaaagaaatagaaaaaccaaacaaacatgcgaaaaaaaaaagagcatatttattgttcattactgatgaacaataattaacAGTAATAGggatagcctcttttaagttataggaagATATAAAGCGAATAAATTAAGTTAGACAGAGTCTGTAGACTCCACAAAGTTAAATTTTGTCCATAGAAATAATAGACACTGAGTAAGCATCGACCATGTCAGAACTCACAtattatattgagaaatactttatccataaagtgattatataaaaataatctcacacattgatgcagtttgttgtgatttgtcatattgtaaagttacttttattagaAAGTAGATCTGacagatcatataaaatcacgtcagtttgtgagattacttttatgtaatctttttgtagatgtagcattactctattatatttatctctctcCAAATTATGAAAGTATAAACCTTAAAGACGAAATTGAGTATATTTCCCTTTTATTCAATGTTGTGCCATACAAAAATGGTATAATCCAACTAAATAGTAGTACAAATACATCTTTATTGTAAGACATGATCATGATTTAAGTTATTTCACTAATTAATTATCCTTAATTAAGGATAATGATATACTTATTACCCTCCTACAATCTTTTTACTACtctatagtgtatttgaaatttttatttttttattattattttttaagtatttttttaacatccttaatgattaagaaaaaaatttaaaaaaaatatacaactttactaatagtcactttcttaaccatctagtaaaaaaaattaaaaattaaaaataaaataaaaagaatagtaaataaatGGTAGGAAGTAGTAAGCCTGTCattatctattaattaatgggaaaaagaggaaagaaaatttCTCAGCCAATTTCTGACCAAGGCGAATTTGAGACTCAGAATTCAAGTGCTTCTGGTCTTGTATAAAGGTTGATCCCATAGCATCAACAGTCTGCACATTTTTCAGTCTTATTGTCATCTCAGCATTTCTCACAGCATCCATGTAGTTACCTTCTGCCGATGCAATTACAACCTGCACATGACAAGAGGtccaaacatgcatatataagcCAACTAAGAACCCCAACCAATCAACAAAACTATCATACTCTTTCAACCCAAGTTTGTAGGTAGTTTcagtctcatttgttttcacaatttctctcaacccatctcatctcattttatctaattattacaaatttttcaaattcttacccaaaataaaataaacatttcaattttttcaaatatcaaaacaaaaataatattaaaaaaatatattctaacaatattttattcaatatttaactttaatctcaatttatctgcaaaaacaaactagTTCGAAAGTGTGACAAAATCCAAAAGTTTCTGAAGAGGTAATTAATATtagtgaatattattatattaaaagaaaaattaaatcaagaaggagaataaataaataaaaattgtaccATAATGATGGGGAGGTCGGGAATGTTTAGATCAACTCGAAGATCAGTGAAAAACTTCTCCGTTCTTGCCTTTTATAGCTCATATTCTTGTTCTCCACAATCACTCTCACCTTGATACCAAAGCAACCCTTGAATTTTTCCACCGGTTTGAATCGCAGTTCTTGCCCTATTTACCAACAGATTGTACAGTGGAGTCCCCTTTTGCCACTGAGCTATCTTGGTTCCTCCTATTGCACATGGGACCAAGCCAATGGCCCCAAAACTCGGATCTTTGGCCAAGATTTCATGGGCAAAATGCATGCCTGGTCCAATTCCACAGGGCTTCAAACGATCAATTTGGTGGTGGAGTGGCTCTTGGGCAACCTTCCATGTCTTGTCTAAATCGAGTGTGAGGATGTTCGGGTTGGGAGAGCATTCTGGAGGTACTTGGCCATTCCAGATGAGGctgtttgttttgttgtcaTTGATGACACCTCCTCGTCCAGACATGTTGCTCTGTCCGGCTAAGAGAAACACAGATGGTCCTTGGGACATTGCAGACATGACACCAGCCATGAATACGCGGAAGAAGGCCGACAAGAGATACATGCATCAACCCTTTACTGATCATCTTTTTTTCTGTAGAGTTTCTATGAAAGAATTAGAAGAGATTCTCTTTTTCGAGATGTTTTTGTGTGCAGTGGTGATGAAA
Coding sequences within it:
- the LOC108991627 gene encoding probable carbohydrate esterase At4g34215 encodes the protein MAGVMSAMSQGPSVFLLAGQSNMSGRGGVINDNKTNSLIWNGQVPPECSPNPNILTLDLDKTWKVAQEPLHHQIDRLKPCGIGPGMHFAHEILAKDPSFGAIGLVPCAIGGTKIAQWQKGTPLYNLLVVIASAEGNYMDAVRNAEMTIRLKNVQTVDAMGSTFIQDQKHLNSESQIRLGQKLAEKFSFLFFPLINR